From a single Phalacrocorax aristotelis chromosome 1, bGulAri2.1, whole genome shotgun sequence genomic region:
- the KCNJ4 gene encoding inward rectifier potassium channel 4, with amino-acid sequence MGSVRVNRYSIVSTEEDGHKVSALGSMNGHSRNGKGHAPRRKHRNRFVKKNGQCNVYFANLSNKSQRYMADIFTTCVDTRWRYMLMIFSATFLVSWLFFGFLFWCIAFFHGDLNAPAVGGGPSLLKPCIMHVNSFLGAFLFSVETQTTIGYGFRCVTEECPLAIMAVVVQSIVGCVIDSFMIGTIMAKMARPKKRAQTLLFSHHAVISVRDGKLCLMWRVGNLRRSHIVEAHVRAQLIKPYMTEEGEYLPLDQRDLNVGYDVGLDRIFLVSPIIIVHEIDEESPLYGIGKEELETENFEIVVILEGMVEATAMTTQARSSYLASEILWGHRFEPVVFEEKNHYKVDYSRFHKTYEVAGTPCCSARELQESKMTILPSPPPPSAFCYENELALVSQDEDEDDDEVGVVLGGSTKEEGGVIQMMDFGSHLDLERLQATLPLDTISYRRESAI; translated from the coding sequence gTACAGCATCGTCTCGACCGAAGAGGATGGACACAAGGTCTCTGCACTGGGCAGCATGAATGGGCACAGCCGGAATGGGAAGGGCCATGCCCCCCGTCGGAAGCACCGCAACCGCTTTGTGAAGAAGAACGGCCAGTGCAACGTCTACTTTGCCAACCTGAGCAACAAGTCTCAGCGCTACATGGCTGACATCTTCACCACCTGTGTGGACACACGCTGGCGGTACATGCTTATGATCTTCTCCGCCACCTTCCTGGTCTCCTGGCTCTTCTTTGGCTTCCTCTTCTGGTGCATCGCTTTCTTCCATGGTGACCTCAATGCACCGGCAGTGGGAGGTGGTCCCTCTCTCCTCAAGCCCTGCATCATGCACGTGAACAGCTTCCTAGgggcttttcttttctcagtggAGACACAGACAACCATTGGGTACGGCTTCCGCTGTGTGACTGAGGAGTGCCCACTGGCCATCATGGCAGTTGTAGTCCAGTCCATTGTGGGGTGTGTTATTGACTCCTTCATGATTGGCACCATCATGGCCAAGATGGCGAGGCCCAAGAAGCGGGCCCAGACCCTCCTTTTCAGTCACCATGCGGTCATCTCTGTGCGGGATGGCAAACTGTGCCTCATGTGGCGGGTGGGCAACCTGAGGAGGAGCCACATTGTAGAGGCCCATGTCCGAGCCCAGCTCATCAAACCCTACATGACAGAGGAAGGGGAATACCTCCCCCTGGACCAGCGGGACCTCAATGTGGGCTATGATGTGGGCCTCGATCGTATATTTTTGGTCTCACCCATTATTATAGTTCATGAGATTGATGAGGAGAGCCCACTCTATGGGATTGgcaaggaggagctggagacaGAGAACTTTGAGATTGTTGTTATCCTGGAGGGGATGGTGGAAGCCACAGCCATGACCACCCAGGCACGAAGCTCTTACCTTGCTAGTGAAATCCTTTGGGGTCACCGTTTTGAACCAGTTGTGTTTGAGGAGAAGAACCACTACAAAGTGGATTATTCGCGCTTTCACAAAACCTATGAAGTAGCCGGCACACCTTGCTGCTCAGCCCGGGAGCTGCAAGAAAGCAAGATGACTATCCTaccttctcccccacctcccagtgccTTCTGCTATGAGAATGAGCTGGCTCTTGTCAGTCAAGACgaagatgaagatgatgacGAAGTGGGTGTGGTGTTAGGGGGCAGCACTAAAGAAGAGGGAGGTGTTATCCAAATGATGGATTTTGGAAGCCACCTGGACCTGGAGCGGCTCCAGGCAACTCTGCCCCTAGATACAATCTCATACCGCAGGGAGTCAGCCATCTAA